In the genome of Desulfobaccales bacterium, one region contains:
- a CDS encoding polyhydroxyalkanoate synthesis regulator DNA-binding domain-containing protein gives MPEKVVLKKYANRRLYDTEKRAFVSLSQVAELVKQGREIEISDDKTGEDVTAFILTQIVLEEAKKKTLLLPVSLLYLLIRYGDSVLSEFFENYLEQTLKNYLAYKSAMDAQFQSWLEMGQGVSDLTQKTMSNLAPFQSWMQFFPGKLGKKERDEGEEER, from the coding sequence ATGCCTGAAAAAGTAGTGCTGAAAAAATACGCCAACCGACGCCTGTACGATACGGAAAAGCGTGCCTTTGTGAGCTTGAGCCAGGTGGCCGAACTGGTGAAACAAGGCCGGGAGATAGAGATCAGCGACGACAAAACCGGGGAGGACGTCACGGCCTTTATCCTTACCCAGATTGTTTTGGAGGAAGCCAAAAAGAAAACCCTGCTGCTCCCCGTTTCCCTCCTTTATCTCCTTATTCGCTATGGAGATAGCGTCTTAAGCGAATTCTTTGAAAATTATCTGGAACAGACCCTTAAGAACTATCTGGCCTACAAAAGCGCCATGGATGCCCAGTTCCAAAGTTGGCTGGAGATGGGCCAGGGCGTCTCCGACTTGACCCAGAAAACCATGAGCAACCTGGCTCCGTTTCAGTCCTGGATGCAATTCTTTCCAGGGAAGCTAGGGAAAAAGGAGAGAGATGAAGGAGAAGAGGAGCGTTAG
- a CDS encoding acetyl-CoA C-acetyltransferase — MQEVVIASAARTAIGVFGGTLRDVPAVELGGIVIKEVLRRAKIHQDKVDLVIMGNVLQAGEGQNPSRQAAMLADISQYTPALTINAVCGSGMEAVIAATQKIQVGAAEIVVAGGMECMSNAPFVMPQARWGARMGHMQVLDTMIHDGLWCSFGDTHMGITAENIAERFHLGREEQDAYAALSQQKAEAAIKSGRFKDEIVPVEIPQKKGDPVIFDTDEFPRFGSTAEKLGKLKPAFVKQGTITAGNSSGINDGAAALLIMTAENALKMGIRPLAKIDAYSCEGCEPELMGTGPIYAVRRAIDKVSKVGKKIELVELNEAFAAQSLACLKELQLDPEIVNVNGGAIALGHPIGSSGARILVTLLYEMQKRNVEVGLASLCVGGGMGYAMIVERGWYY, encoded by the coding sequence ATGCAAGAAGTAGTGATTGCCAGCGCCGCAAGGACCGCCATCGGGGTCTTCGGGGGCACCTTGCGGGACGTACCGGCAGTGGAACTGGGTGGCATCGTCATTAAGGAAGTTTTACGTCGGGCTAAGATTCACCAGGATAAAGTGGACCTGGTTATCATGGGCAATGTCCTGCAAGCCGGTGAGGGCCAGAATCCCTCCCGGCAAGCAGCAATGCTGGCGGATATTTCTCAGTACACGCCTGCCCTTACCATCAATGCCGTGTGCGGTTCGGGGATGGAGGCAGTGATCGCCGCCACCCAAAAAATCCAGGTGGGGGCTGCGGAAATTGTGGTAGCTGGAGGCATGGAATGTATGAGCAATGCCCCCTTTGTGATGCCACAGGCAAGGTGGGGGGCCCGCATGGGTCATATGCAGGTTTTAGACACCATGATTCATGATGGGCTCTGGTGTTCCTTTGGGGACACGCATATGGGCATCACGGCGGAGAATATTGCGGAACGTTTCCATCTCGGCCGGGAAGAGCAAGACGCCTATGCCGCTCTGAGCCAGCAGAAGGCCGAGGCAGCCATCAAGAGCGGCCGGTTCAAGGATGAGATCGTGCCCGTGGAAATTCCTCAGAAAAAGGGCGACCCCGTTATCTTTGACACCGATGAATTTCCCCGTTTCGGTAGTACGGCGGAAAAGTTAGGCAAACTAAAGCCGGCCTTCGTCAAACAGGGCACCATCACCGCGGGGAACTCCTCCGGCATTAATGACGGGGCGGCGGCTCTCCTGATCATGACCGCGGAAAACGCCCTGAAGATGGGTATACGCCCTCTGGCCAAGATCGACGCCTATAGCTGCGAAGGTTGCGAACCTGAGCTCATGGGCACCGGTCCGATCTACGCCGTGCGCCGTGCTATCGACAAGGTGAGCAAGGTGGGAAAAAAGATTGAACTGGTTGAACTGAATGAAGCATTTGCCGCCCAATCTCTGGCTTGCCTCAAGGAACTCCAACTGGACCCCGAAATCGTCAATGTCAACGGGGGCGCCATCGCCCTGGGTCACCCCATCGGCAGCAGCGGCGCCAGAATCCTGGTGACCCTCTTGTACGAGATGCAGAAACGTAATGTCGAGGTTGGCCTGGCCAGCCTATGCGTGGGAGGCGGCATGGGTTACGCAATGATCGTGGAACGAGGCTGGTATTATTAA
- a CDS encoding GNAT family N-acetyltransferase, with product MDTLSEILIKSYPQSISLDDGTPVTLRPLLKADEAALVEYFRSLPPEDRLCLKDDVTDPKVIENWIYELNYDNLLPLIALHNGDVVGDATLHFSPIGWTRHLGEVRLTTSTQYRVRGLGTILIQNLVDIATRLGLEQLSAEIPPVLDKAFYLFEKMGFKDVAHLAGFVKDLQGDESDLVLMVKNLNTKKESA from the coding sequence ATGGACACCCTGTCGGAGATACTCATCAAATCCTATCCTCAAAGCATCTCCTTAGACGACGGCACGCCCGTTACCTTAAGGCCCCTTTTGAAGGCGGATGAGGCCGCCCTGGTGGAATACTTCCGTAGCCTGCCGCCCGAGGACCGCCTTTGTCTCAAGGATGACGTGACCGACCCCAAGGTTATCGAGAATTGGATTTATGAATTGAACTATGACAACCTGCTCCCCCTTATTGCCCTGCATAACGGCGACGTCGTGGGGGACGCCACTTTGCACTTCAGCCCCATCGGTTGGACCAGGCACCTGGGAGAGGTACGTCTGACCACGTCGACCCAGTATCGGGTGCGCGGCCTGGGAACCATTTTAATCCAGAACCTCGTCGATATCGCCACCCGGTTGGGTTTGGAGCAGTTGAGCGCGGAGATCCCCCCGGTCCTGGACAAGGCCTTTTACCTGTTTGAAAAGATGGGGTTCAAGGACGTGGCCCACCTGGCGGGTTTCGTGAAAGACTTGCAAGGCGACGAGTCCGACTTAGTTTTAATGGTTAAGAACTTAAACACGAAAAAGGAGAGTGCCTAG